In Raphanus sativus cultivar WK10039 chromosome 5, ASM80110v3, whole genome shotgun sequence, the following proteins share a genomic window:
- the LOC108805251 gene encoding heavy metal-associated isoprenylated plant protein 7 gives MGEEGKKPEAAEEKKMEEKKPEEEKKEGEEKKVEADEKKEEESEKKTQEAEPTKDSKDESPPAAPEAPAPPPPPQEIVLKVYMHCEGCARKVRRCLKGFEGVEDVMTDCKSGKVVVKGEKADPLKVLARVQRKTHRQVVLLSPIPPPSQPPEKKAEEEKPKAEEKKVEPPVVVTVVLKVHMHCEACATEIKKRIMRMKGVGSAESDLKGSEVTVKGVFEPQKLVDYVYKRTGKHAAIMKVDPPPPPPPEEAAPAAEGEKKEEAKKEEKDGGESKGEEGKEEKAKTDEEKKEGDAGKGEGEAAAKDGGGESGGGGGGGEEEAKVVEVRKIENPYYYYLYQPPRVAVPPMEMPSYAYPHAYPPQLFSDENPNACSIM, from the exons atgggagAG GAGGGGAAGAAACCAGAAGCAGCAGAGGAGAAGAAAATGGAGGAGAAGAAACCAGAAGAGGAGAAAAAAGAAGGGGAAGAAAAGAAAGTGGAGGCTGatgagaaaaaagaagaagaatctgagAAGAAAACTCAAGAAGCAGAACCTACTAAAGATTCCAAAGATGAGTCTCCACCCGCGGCTCCTGAGGCTCCAGCACCACCTCCTCCGCCACAAGAGATTGTCCTTAAGGTTTACATGCACTGTGAAGGCTGTGCTAGAAAAGTCCGCCGTTGCCTCAAAGGCTTTGAAG GAGTGGAAGATGTGATGACTGATTGTAAATCGGGGAAAGTGGTGGTGAAGGGAGAGAAAGCTGATCCATTGAAAGTGTTAGCCAGAGTTCAAAGGAAGACCCACCGTCAAGTTGTGCTTCTTTCTCCGATTCCCCCACCGTCTCAGCCACCGGAAAAGAAAGCAGAAGAGGAGAAACCAAAAGcggaagagaagaaagtggaG CCTCCCGTAGTGGTTACGGTGGTCCTCAAGGTTCATATGCACTGCGAAGCTTGTGCGACGGAGATCAAGAAACGAATCATGAGAATGAAAG GAGTGGGATCTGCTGAATCGGATTTAAAGGGTTCTGAAGTGACGGTGAAAGGAGTGTTTGAACCGCAAAAGCTAGTAGACTACGTTTATAAACGGACTGGAAAACATGCTGCGATTATGAAAGTTGACCCACCGCCTCCCCCGCCACCTGAGGAAGCGGCTCCAGCGGCGGAaggagagaagaaagaagaagcaaaaaaggaagaaaaggaCGGAGGAGAATCCAAAGGCGAGGAAGGGAAAGAGGAAAAAGCAAAGACGGacgaagagaagaaagaagggGATGCCGGCAAGGGGGAAGGCGAAGCAGCTGCAAAAGACGGTGGTGGTGAAAGCGGTGGTGGTGGCGGCGGTGGGGAGGAAGAGGCAAAAGTTGTGGAGGTGAGGAAGATAGAGAATCCCTATTACTACTATCTTTACCAACCGCCCCGTGTGGCTGTTCCGCCTATGGAAATGCCGTCGTATGCTTATCCGCATGCATATCCGCCGCAACTATTCAGCGACGAGAATCCAAACGCATGTTCCATAATGTAA
- the LOC108863615 gene encoding F-box/LRR-repeat protein At5g63520 gives MSNFYSVSDDILTNIMSRLPAKPFAAAACVNRFWNRVSDRILSRPRLTSGLSLAESPEIAVDEALEIALSKPIRPHFAIAFVGLHFPIEEIHNRIASKIGANTILITTASLGIIDADSITNELEEMKWEDEDAVITDDDMYLGVTLIIGFVPGLKINVIPLLHTNTEPQVPMVDEFISDVRDFTVLVCGNTKPDPVGIMLFGDHCSNLKPILAEIDAKISRETVMIGDAHNYFVCTNAEVANIDTSLYTVDAVALVFARDSLNNNEVEIKFHVGISSGIIPIGPKIEILEVLVHEGKTTWLFARTQGEVWPLDAYNLILSLHTLITDKPYFLYIGVTKEAEPLDGGPSIKYTEFYEVIGTQQIMFCVAGTGINPGDICMFYHTDMDSAMGSSNDVYNRFHHLIEPPPRRAYGQLVSGSRTNRETVFGGFMFASSNRGDKYFGNSITDCMPFYENFPGVPFTGTFCFEPIGRSPVLDEEEEWQSDENRFNMQAFNTIHLVMSYKKTA, from the exons ATGAGTAACTTTTACAGTGTATCCGATGATATCTTAACTAATATTATGTCAAGACTTCCGGCTAAACCATTTGCCGCTGCTGCTTGTGTTAACCGTTTTTGGAATAGAGTTTCCGATCGTATTCTTTCTCGACCCCGACTTACTTCCGGTCTTTCTCTTGCCGAATCTCCCGag ATCGCCGTGGATGAAGCCCTTGAAATTGCCTTATCCAAACCAATCCGGCCACATTTTGCAATTGCTTTTGTCGGTTTACATTTTCCCATAGAAGAGATCCATAACCGG ATTGCAAGTAAAATCGGTGCAAATACGATCCTAATTACGACTGCTTCCCTTGGAATCATCGATGCAGATTCGATTACTAATGAACTCGAAGAG ATGAAATGGGAAGATGAAGATGCAGTGATTACGGATGATGACATGTACCTAGGAGTCACACTGATTATTGGGTTCGTACCCGGTTTGAAAATCAATGTTATCCCTCTCCTTCATACCAATACA GAGCCACAAGTACCGATGGTCGACGAATTCATTTCGGACGTAAGAGATTTCACGGTTCTGGTCTGCGGTAATACAAAACCGGACCCGGTTGGTATAATGCTGTTTGGG GATCATTGTAGCAATCTGAAACCTATCCTCGCCGAAATTG ATGCAAAGATATCAAGAGAAACCGTTATGATCGGTGATGCGCACAACTATTTCGTTTGTACCAATGCTGAAGTTGCCAACATTGATACCAGTCTTTACACCGTAGACGCGGTCGCACTTGTTTTTGCCAGAGATAGCCTAAACAACAATGAAG TCGAAATCAAATTTCACGTGGGAATTTCAAGTGGGATAATCCCAATCGGTCCAAAAATAGAGATACTCGAAGTGTTGGTGCACGAGGGGAAAACAACATGGTTATTCGCTAGAACACAAGGCGAAGTATGGCCGCTTGATGCTTATAATCTCATTCTATCTCTTCACACACTG ATTACAGATAAGCCGTATTTTCTATACATCGGTGTTACAAAAGAAGCCGAACCGCTAGACGGAGGACCGTCCATAAAATATacagagttttatgaggttatTGG GACACAGCAGATAATGTTTTGTGTCGCGGGCACGGGTATAAACCCAGGCGATATTTGTATGTTTTATCACACAGATATGGACTCTGCAATGGGTTCGAGCAACGATGTTTACAACCGTTTTCATCATCTCATCGAACCGCCGCCTCGTCGAGCTTATGGTCAGTTGGTCTCGGGTAGCCGAACTAACAGAGAGACAGTGTTCGGTGGGTTCATGTTTGCTAGCTCGAACCGTGGAGACAAGTATTTTGGGAATTCGATAACGGATTGCATGCCGTTTTACGAGAACTTTCCTGGTGTACCATTCACCGGAACGTTTTGCTTTGAACCCATCGGACGTTCTCCCGTTTTGGACGAGGAGGAGGAGTGGCAGAGTGATGAGAATCGGTTCAACATGCAGGCCTTTAATACAATCCATCTGGTCATGTCTTATAAGAAGACCGCATGA
- the LOC108805063 gene encoding gamma carbonic anhydrase-like 1, mitochondrial — protein MATSIARFSRRGVASNLIRRCFAAEAAVALNTEAPKPKPTVSPSPSPDRVKWDYRGQRQIIPLGQWLPKVAVDAYVAPNVVLAGQVTVWDGSSVWNGAVLRGDLNKITLGFCSNVQERCVVHAAWSSPTGLPAETLIDRYVTVGAYSLLRSCTIEPECIIGQHSILMEGSLVETRSILEAGSVVPPGRRIPSGELWGGNPARFIRTLTNEETLEIPKLAVAINHLSGDYFSEFLPYSTVYLEVEKFKKSLGITV, from the exons ATGGCGACTTCAATAGCTCGATTCTCTCGGAGAGGAGTAGCTTCCAACCTGATCCGTCGCTGCTTCGCCGCGGAAGCGGCGGTCGCGTTAAATACGGAGGCGCCGAAGCCAAAACCGACGGTGTCGCCGTCGCCGTCGCCGGATCGTGTGAAGTGGGACTACAGAGGACAGAGACAGATCATTCCCTTGGGACAGTGGCTTCCGAAGGTAGCCGTTGATGCCTACGTGGCGCCCAACGTCGTGTTGGCAGGCCAGGTCACAGTCTGGGACGGCTCGTCCGTCTGGAACGGCGCCGTTTTGCGCGGCGATCTCAACAAAATCACCCTCGGGTTCTGCTCCAATGTCCAGGAACGGTGCGTTGTCCATGCCGCCTGGTCGTCCCCAACAG GATTACCAGCAGAGACGTTGATCGACAGGTACGTGACAGTAGGTGCATACAGTCTTCTGAGATCATGTACAATCGAACCGGAGTGTATCATCGGGCAACACTCGATACTAATGGAAGGTTCGCTGGTCGAGACCCGCTCAATCCTTGAAGCTGGTTCGGTCGTGCCACCAGGAAGAAGGATCCCATCGGGTGAGCTATGGGGAGGCAATCCAGCGAGATTCATAAGAACCCTAACCAACGAAGAAACTTTAGAGATTCCTAAACTCGCTGTAGCCATCAACCACTTGAGCGGAGATTACTTCTCTGAGTTCCTGCCTTACTCTACCGTCTACTTAGAGGTAGAGAAGTTCAAAAAGTCCCTTGGAATCACTGTTTAG
- the LOC108805064 gene encoding uncharacterized protein LOC108805064 yields MADWGPVLIAVILFVVLTPGLLFQIPAGGRVVEFGNMQTSGASILVHAIIFFGLITIFTIAINVHIYSG; encoded by the coding sequence ATGGCGGACTGGGGGCCCGTTCTGATCGCAGTGATCCTATTCGTAGTTCTAACACCGGGACTTCTTTTCCAGATTCCGGCGGGAGGCCGAGTGGTCGAGTTCGGGAATATGCAGACGAGCGGCGCGTCTATCCTCGTCCACGCTATCATCTTCTTTGGTCTCATCACTATCTTCACCATCGCCATCAACGTACACATCTATTCCGGTTAA
- the LOC108856350 gene encoding CBS domain-containing protein CBSCBSPB1 codes for MSSQGGQRRSLSITTSSLQRKRSMDIGERVLDPGRRSLSISRSPRGFTGGERTVKRLRLSKALTVPATTTIYEACKRMASRKVAALLLTDSNEMLCGILTDKDIATRVISQEVNVEETPVSKVMTRNPVFVLSETLAVEALQKMVLGKFRHLPVVENGEVIAVLDIAKCLYDAIARMERAAEKGKAIAAAVEGVEKSWGTNTSAPNTFIETLRDRMFRPSLSTIIPDDTKVLKVSPTDTVLTVAKKMVEFQSSCAVVMIEDKLRGIFTSKDILMRVVAENLPPSETTVEQVMTQNPESTTVDTSIVEALHIMHEGKFLHLPVTTDKDGDVVAVVNVIHVTHAAVATVGTTAVIGNEATNTMMQKFWDSAMALSPNEDDDDTRSESSMKVASEADTGKSLPFPYMFSFKIEDKKHRMHRFISDTRSLTEVITAILQRLGNDIDPDNLPQILYEDEDHDKVLLASDSDLQAAIDHVKSIGWKSLRLHLDDSREGKGRRRASGSEATEYVERDAWAAAYSGVAAGAALVAGLGFMAFLKKFGR; via the exons atgtcaagCCAAGGCGGGCAGAGACGGAGCTTATCTATAACGACTTCGTCATTACAGAGGAAAAGATCCATGGATATCGGCGAACGTGTTCTCGACCCTGGTCGGAGATCTCTTTCTATTTCACGTTCGCCTAG GGGTTTTACAGGAGGAGAGCGAACGGTTAAACGTTTAAGGCTATCGAAAGCCCTTACTGTGCCTGCGACAACGACTATTTATGAAGCTTGTAAAAGGATGGCTTCACGCAAAGTTGCTGCCTTGTTGTTGACCGACTCTAACGAAATGCTTTGTGGGATACTTACCGACAAG GACATAGCTACAAGAGTGATCTCACAGGAAGTTAATGTGGAGGAAACACCTGTATCCAAGGTTATGACTAGGAACCCTGTGTTCGTTCTTTCGGAAACACTTGCTGTTGAAGCCCTTCAGAAGATGGTCCTAG GAAAATTCAGACATCTGCCTGTTGTTGAAAATGGGGAAGTGATTGCTGTACTAGATATAGCAAAGTGTCTGTATGATGCAATTGCTCGTATGGAGAGAGCAGCTGAGAAAGGTAAGGCGATTGCTGCTGCCGTTGAAGGTGTTGAGAAGAGTTGGGGAACTAACACTTCAG CCCCCAACACTTTCATTGAAACGCTGCGAGACCGGATGTTTAGACCTTCTTTATCAACAATTATACCAGATGATACAAA GGTTTTGAAAGTCTCACCAACCGATACAGTCTTGACTGTAGCAAAGAAGATGGTTGAATTTCAATCAAGCTGTGCAGTAGTGATGATTGAGGACAAGCTTCGAGGCATATTTAC TTCCAAGGATATACTGATGCGGGTTGTAGCTGAAAATCTTCCTCCATCTGAGACTACAGTGGAACAG GTTATGACTCAGAATCCAGAATCTACGACAGTTGACACGTCAATCGTTGAAGCTCTGCACATCATGCACGAGGGAAAATTTTTACACCTTCCTGTTACTACGgacaaag ACGGAGATGTAGTTGCAGTTGTTAATGTAATCCATGTAACTCACGCTGCTGTCGCCACT GTTGGCACTACTGCGGTAATAGGTAATGAGGCGACCAACACAATGATGCAAAAGTTTTGGGATTCGGCAATGGCTTTGTCTCCTAATGAGGACGATGATGACACCAGAAG tgaGAGCTCCATGAAAGTTGCTTCTGAAGCTGATACAGGGAAATCTTTACCTTTTccatatatgttttctttcaaGATCGAAGACAAGAAGCACAGAATGCACAGATTCATTAGTG ACACTCGTAGTTTGACAGAAGTGATAACCGCGATCCTTCAGAGACTAGGGAACGATATCGATCCCGACAACCTACCCCAAATTTTG TATGAAGATGAAGACCACGATAAAGTGTTGTTGGCCTCAGATAGTGACCTTCAAGCAGCCATAGACCATGTCAAATCAATTGGCTGGAag AGTCTGAGATTACATTTGGATGATTCAAGAGAAggcaaaggaagaagaagagcatcAGGATCAGAAGCAACAGAGTATGTAGAGAGAGACGCTTGGGCTGCTGCTTACAGTGGAGTTGCGGCTGGTGCAGCATTAGTAGCTGGTCTTGGTTTTATGGCTTTTCTCAAAAAGTTCGGACGCTGA
- the LOC108834125 gene encoding mediator of RNA polymerase II transcription subunit 30: MTTTKELAMEGEKHLEETIEAAFQIISAMNDELCNPSLWSTSSATASSTTGSNNGSALVSADAAGIDGAANHSESGGGGGGGGGGSGNSALDEASLRYKNSVTSLRAVLTAILNSHKAKVSETENGLETPEEEEDEIEKLEEQALSLRKEIAEKNVHVKELIDKFRQLIADISTWQSPCSV, translated from the exons ATGACGACGACAAAGGAGCTTGCGATGGAAGGGGAGAAGCATTTAGAGGAGACTATCGAAGCGGCTTTTCAGATCATTTCCGCCATGAACGATGAGCTCTGCAATCCTTCTCTGTGGTCTACATCATCAGCCACCGCGAGTTCCACGACTGGCTCCAATAACGGATCGGCTCTCGTTTCCGCCGACGCGGCTGGGATCGATGGAGCAGCGAATCATTCGGAATCtggtggtggcggtggtggtggaggaggaggaagtggAAACAGCGCTCTGGATGAAGCTAGTCTTCGCTATAAGAACTCCGTGACTTCGCTTCGTGCTGTTCTTACCGCGATCCTCAATTCTCACAAG GCAAAAGTATCTGAAACTGAAAACGGTTTAGAAActcctgaagaagaagaagacgaaatcGAAAAGTTGGAGGAGCAAGCCTTGAGTCTCAGAAAG GAGATTGCGGAGAAGAATGTTCATGTCAAAGAGCTTATCGACAAATTTCGACAACTTATAGCAGATATCTCCACATGGCAAAGCCCTTGTTctgtttga
- the LOC108834124 gene encoding nuclear transcription factor Y subunit C-4 gives MDNNNNNNQQPPPPTSVYPPASASTAIPPPPSGSTPIIPGGGGGGGGGSYHHLLQQQLQQLQMFWNYQRKEIEQVNDFKNHQLPLARIKKIMKADEDVRMISAEAPILFAKACELFILELTIRSWLHAEENKRRTLQKNDIAAAITRTDIFDFLVDIVPREEIKEEEDAALGSLVASAAAGAPAVSGVPYYYPPMGQPAVPGGMMMGRPAMDPTGVYAQPPSQAWQSVWQNSGAGDDVSYGSGGSSGGGGHGNLDNQG, from the exons AtggacaacaacaacaacaacaaccagcAACCACCACCACCTACCTCCGTCTACCCTCCCGCCTCCGCCTCAACCGCAatccctcctcctccttccgGATCTACACCGATAATCCccggaggtggaggaggaggaggaggaggctcgtaccaccacctcctccagCAACAGCTCCAACAGCTGCAGATGTTCTGGAACTACCAGCGGAAAGAGATCGAGCAGGTGAACGATTTCAAGAACCACCAGCTCCCCCTCGCCCGCATCAAGAAGATCATGAAAGCCGACGAGGACGTCCGCATGATCTCCGCCGAGGCCCCCATCCTCTTCGCCAAGGCCTGCGAGCTCTTCATCCTCGAGCTCACCATCAGATCCTGGCTCCACGCCGAGGAGAACAAGCGCCGCACCCTCCAGAAGAACGACATCGCCGCCGCCATCACCCGGACCGACATCTTCGATTTCCTCGTCGACATCGTCCCCAGGGAGGAGAtcaaggaggaggaggacgcCGCTCTCGGCAGTCTCGTCGCCTCCGCCGCCGCGGGGGCTCCCGCCGTCAGCGGCGTTCCTTATTACTACCCTCCCATGGGTCAGCCGGCCGTTCCTGGTGGCATGATGATGGGAAGGCCCGCCATGGATCCTACTGGTGTCTATGCTCAGCCTCCTTCTCAGGCGTGGCAGAGCGTGTGGCAGAACTCAGGTGCAGGTGATGACGTGTCTTACGGAAGCGGAGGGAGTAGCGGCGGCGGCGGCCATGGAAATCTCGATAACCAAGG TTGA
- the LOC108834123 gene encoding cytochrome P450 94B1, protein MVILTAVLVLLLTLGLILTFSCSTKDLKPQTKPTSFPLIGSILSFNKNRHRLLQWYTDLLRLSPTQTITIDLLLNRRTIITANPENVEHILKTNFCNFPKGKPFTDLLGDLLGGGIFNSDGELWSSQRKLASHEFTIRSLREFTFEILREEVETRLVPVLSSAAADYGGGGGGGGRTVDFQEILKRFAFDVVCKVSLGWDPDCLDLTRPVPDLVEAFDVAAAISARRATEPVNAVWKLKRLFNVGSERRLREAIRTVHVSVSKIIRAKKKCLDIGGDVSDKQDLLSRFLAAGHDEESVRDSVISFIMAGRDTTSAAMTWLFWLLSENDDVEKKVLEEVRNKGSLGLGFEDLREMSYTKACLCEAMRLYPPVAWDSKHAANDDVLPDGTQVKRGDKVTYFPYGMGRMEKVWGQDWDEFKPNRWFEAEPNYGTKPALKSVSSFKFPVFQAGPRVCIGKEMAFMQMKYVVGSVLSRFEIIPVCKKPPVFVPLLTAHMAGGLKVKIKRRKH, encoded by the coding sequence ATGGTAATTCTCACTGCAGTTCTCGTCCTACTTCTTACCTTAGGCTTGATACTAACCTTCTCATGTTCAACAAAAGACCTAAAACCACAAACCAAACCAACGTCGTTTCCACTCATTGGCTCAATCCTCTCCTTCAACAAAAATCGCCACCGTCTTCTCCAGTGGTACACCGACCTCCTCCGTCTCTCTCCGACTCAAACCATCACCATTGATCTCCTCCTCAACCGCCGCACCATCATCACGGCCAACCCTGAAAACGTTGAGCACATTCTCAAAACAAACTTTTGTAACTTCCCTAAAGGCAAACCTTTCACCGACCTCCTCGGAGATTTACTTGGCGGTGGCATCTTTAACTCGGACGGCGAGCTATGGAGTTCGCAGCGGAAACTCGCCAGCCACGAGTTTACAATACGTTCTCTTAGGGAGTTCACTTTCGAAATCCTCCGCGAAGAAGTCGAAACCCGCCTCGTTCCGGTGCTTTCCTCCGCCGCTGCTGACTACGGCGGAGGagggggaggaggaggaaggaCGGTGGATTTTCAGGAGATCTTGAAACGTTTTGCTTTCGATGTAGTTTGCAAAGTTTCTTTAGGTTGGGATCCGGATTGTTTGGATTTGACCCGACCCGTTCCGGATCTCGTCGAGGCTTTCGACGTTGCTGCTGCGATCAGCGCTCGCCGCGCGACGGAGCCAGTTAACGCCGTGTGGAAGCTGAAGCGTTTGTTCAACGTGGGGAGCGAAAGGAGGCTCAGGGAAGCGATCAGGACCGTGCACGTGTCCGTCTCTAAGATCATCCGTGCCAAGAAGAAGTGTCTCGACATCGGTGGTGACGTTTCAGACAAGCAAGACCTCTTGTCGAGGTTTTTAGCCGCCGGCCACGACGAGGAATCCGTGAGAGATTCGGTGATCAGCTTTATCATGGCGGGAAGAGATACAACGTCGGCGGCGATGACGTGGCTCTTCTGGCTGTTGAGCGAAAACGATGACGTGGAGAAGAAGGTTCTTGAAGAAGTGAGAAACAAGGGATctttagggttagggtttgaGGATTTGAGAGAGATGAGTTACACGAAAGCTTGTCTCTGCGAAGCAATGAGGCTTTACCCACCAGTGGCGTGGGACTCAAAGCATGCAGCAAACGACGACGTTTTACCAGACGGGACACAAGTCAAGAGAGGAGACAAAGTTACTTATTTCCCTTACGGCATGGGAAGGATGGAGAAAGTGTGGGGTCAAGACTGGGACGAGTTTAAACCGAACCGATGGTTTGAAGCAGAACCAAATTACGGTACAAAACCGGCGTTGAAAAGCGTGAGCTCGTTCAAGTTCCCTGTCTTCCAAGCCGGACCAAGGGTTTGTATAGGGAAAGAAATGGCGTTTATGCAGATGAAATACGTTGTTGGTTCGGTTTTGAGTCGGTTTGAGATAATACCGGTTTGCAAGAAACCACCGGTATTTGTTCCTCTATTAACGGCTCACATGGCTGGTGGGTTAAAGGTGAAGATAAAGAGGAGAAAACATTAA
- the LOC108857413 gene encoding UPF0235 protein At5g63440 isoform X1: MPKRTTHTYSSEDAAPEGPDSDLFVYYCKHCGSHVLITDTQLQKMPKRKTDRSSVLDKKKHLARLNVSEGGKVLLKRGEGKLERQFRMNCIGCELFVCYRAEESLETASFVYIVDGALSAVAAETNPQDAPVPPCISQLDGGLVQVAIEVEDRAQRSAITRVNADDVRVTIAAPAARGEANNELLEFMGRVLGLRLSQMTLQRGWNSKSKLLVVEDLSARQVYEKLLEAVVP; the protein is encoded by the exons ATGCCGAAGAGAACGACGCATACGTACTCGAGCGAGGACGCGGCGCCGGAAGGACCCGACTCCGATCTCTTCGTCTACTACTGCAAGCACTGTGGTTCTCATGTCCTCATCACTG ATACTCAATTGCAGAAGATGCCGAAGAGGAAGACCGACAGATCCAGTGTGCTGGACAAGAAGAAGCACCTTGCTAGGTTGAATGTCAGCGAGGGAGgcaaagttttattaaaacg CGGGGAAGGGAAACTGGAGAGACAGTTTAGAATGAACTGTATTGGTTGTGAGCTTTTTGTTTGTTATCGCGCTGAAGAGAGTCTGGAAACAGCCTCCTTCGTTTACATTGTTGATGGTGCACTTAGCGCTGTTGCTGCAGAAACTAACCCGCAG GATGCACCGGTACCTCCCTGCATTTCACAGCTCGACGGTGGACTTGTTCAGGTTGCTATAGAAGTGGAAGACCGTGCGCAACGTTCAGCAATCACGA gAGTAAACGCTGATGATGTTCGTGTTACTATTGCCGCACCAGCAGCTCGTGGGGAAGCTAACAACGAGCTTCTGGAATTCATGGGAAGG GTACTTGGTTTAAGGTTGAGCCAGATGACTCTCCAAAGAGGCTGGAATAGCAAATCGAAACTCCTCGTG GTCGAGGATTTATCTGCCAGACAGGTGTATGAGAAGCTTCTTGAGGCCGTTGTACCATAA
- the LOC108857413 gene encoding UPF0235 protein At5g63440 isoform X2 → MSSSLKMPKRKTDRSSVLDKKKHLARLNVSEGGKVLLKRGEGKLERQFRMNCIGCELFVCYRAEESLETASFVYIVDGALSAVAAETNPQDAPVPPCISQLDGGLVQVAIEVEDRAQRSAITRVNADDVRVTIAAPAARGEANNELLEFMGRVLGLRLSQMTLQRGWNSKSKLLVVEDLSARQVYEKLLEAVVP, encoded by the exons ATGTCCTCATCACTG AAGATGCCGAAGAGGAAGACCGACAGATCCAGTGTGCTGGACAAGAAGAAGCACCTTGCTAGGTTGAATGTCAGCGAGGGAGgcaaagttttattaaaacg CGGGGAAGGGAAACTGGAGAGACAGTTTAGAATGAACTGTATTGGTTGTGAGCTTTTTGTTTGTTATCGCGCTGAAGAGAGTCTGGAAACAGCCTCCTTCGTTTACATTGTTGATGGTGCACTTAGCGCTGTTGCTGCAGAAACTAACCCGCAG GATGCACCGGTACCTCCCTGCATTTCACAGCTCGACGGTGGACTTGTTCAGGTTGCTATAGAAGTGGAAGACCGTGCGCAACGTTCAGCAATCACGA gAGTAAACGCTGATGATGTTCGTGTTACTATTGCCGCACCAGCAGCTCGTGGGGAAGCTAACAACGAGCTTCTGGAATTCATGGGAAGG GTACTTGGTTTAAGGTTGAGCCAGATGACTCTCCAAAGAGGCTGGAATAGCAAATCGAAACTCCTCGTG GTCGAGGATTTATCTGCCAGACAGGTGTATGAGAAGCTTCTTGAGGCCGTTGTACCATAA